Proteins from one Caretta caretta isolate rCarCar2 chromosome 12, rCarCar1.hap1, whole genome shotgun sequence genomic window:
- the ADGRG5 gene encoding adhesion G-protein coupled receptor G5 isoform X2 translates to MRLQEMSHIWSTTRRDSPLRTGLFLYLAALLLQQADPTGAQVRCQGARQVGRKKEENVVADMDSYMEKGCSAQHGKLVRLKQLEQKLSEVRFREDNFTVICPNIQTFVFKINELFRGLNLTSELLQPKPRTQHSMRFPATLAKKGWSRAAETKLVCIYLNTPCLFQDGKNSSLLNNDILGATLENVIVTGLSEPVEIRFWHNTTLDNSNATCVFWVEGSENGSLGNWSSAGCETIHQDKVVLCLCKHLTYFAVLLKISSAPIDEAILVPLTYISMVGCSVSAAASLLTILHYLASRKKSRDYTTKIHMNLLGALFLLNASFLLSEPLALVHATWLCKGTAAFLHYSLLCCLTWMAIEGFHLYLLLIKVYNVYIRRYILKLCAVGWGLPALAVVSILIFKEEAYGLHIIETNTGYNNATMCWITDKGRDVHYSLNLGYAGITIFFNTVILVTVVRMLRKLRSNVNNQKEQGKKDLVTVLGLTCLLGMTWALAFLSFGVFLIPQLILFTIINSLLGFFICLWYCTICRQLDTSSSTGSSQVTK, encoded by the exons GAGATGAGCCACATTTGGAGCACCACACGGAGGGACTCACCCTTGCGGACCGGCCTCTTCTTGTATCTTGCTGCTCTTCTGCTCCAACAAGCAG accccacaggGGCCCAGGTACGCTGTCAGGGAGCCAGACAAGTgggaaggaagaaggaggaaaaCGTGGTGGCTGACATGGACAGCTACATGGAGAAAGGATGCTCTGCACAGCATGGGAAGCTGGTCAG GTTAAAACAGTTAGAACAGAAGCTGTCGGAAGTCCGTTTCCGAGAGGACAACTTCACTGTCATATGCCCCAACATCCAGACTTTCGTATTCAAGATTAACGAGCTGTTCCGAGGGCTGAATCTCACCAGTGAGTTACTACAG cccaagcccagaaccCAACACTCCATGCGTTTCCCAGCTACACTGGCGAAGAAAGGCTGGAGTCGAGCTGCAGAAACGAAACTCGTCTGCATTTATCTCAACACCCCTTGCCTGTTCCAG GACGGGAAGAACAGCTCCCTGCTGAACAATGACATCTTAGGGGCCACCCTTGAAAACGTCATTGTCACCGGCCTCAGTGAGCCTGTGGAGATCCGGTTCTGGCATAACACCACACTG GATAACTCAAATGCGACCTGCGTCTTTTGGGTGGAAGGATCAG AGAACGGCAGCCTGGGGAACTGGAGCAGCGCGGGCTGTGAGACCATCCACCAGGACAAAGTGGTGCTGTGCCTGTGTAAACACCTCACCTACTTTGCTGTGCTGCTG AAAATCTCCTCAGCGCCCATAGACGAGGCCATCCTGGTTCCTCTCACCTACATCTCCATGGTGGGCTGCAGTGTCTCAGCCGCTGCCTCGCTTCTCACCATCCTCCACTACCTCGCCTCCAG GAAAAAGAGCAGAGATTATACAACCAAAATCCACATGAACCTGCTGGGTGCCCTCTTCTTGCTGAATGCCTCCTTCCTGCTCAGCGAGCCCCTGGCATTGGTTCACGCCACATGGCTCTGCAAAGGCACTGCTGCCTTCCTGCActactccctgctctgctgcttgaCCTGGATGGCCATTGAGGGCTTCCACCTCTACCTGCTCTTGATCAAAGTCTACAACGTGTACATCAGGAGATACATCCTCAAGCTGTGTGCTGTTGGCTGGG GACTGCCAGCCTTAGCTGTGGTTAGCATTCTCATCTTCAAGGAAGAGGCATATGGGCTGCACATAATTGAAACCAACACGGGCTACAACAATGCAACTAT GTGTTGGATCACAGATAAGGGCCGGGATGTTCATTACAGCCTCAACCTGGGCTACGCTGGTATCACCATATTCTTCAACACGGTCATCTTAGTCACCGTCGTGAGGATGCTGAGGAAACTGAGATCCAACGTGAACAATCAGAAAGAACAAGGGAAGAAGGATCTGGTGACAGTGCTGGGACTGACATGCCTGCTAGGAATGACCTGGGCACTGGCCTTCCTCAGTTTCGGTGTCTTCTTGATTCCTCAGCTCATCCTCTTCACTATCATCAACTCCCTCCTGG GGTTCTTCATCTGCCTCTGGTACTGCACCATATGCCGCCAGCTAGACACCAGCTCCTCCACCGGAAGCTCTCAGGTGACAAAATAA
- the ADGRG5 gene encoding adhesion G-protein coupled receptor G5 isoform X1: MRLQEMSHIWSTTRRDSPLRTGLFLYLAALLLQQADPTGAQVRCQGARQVGRKKEENVVADMDSYMEKGCSAQHGKLVRLKQLEQKLSEVRFREDNFTVICPNIQTFVFKINELFRGLNLTSELLQFVPRNVSASTSQPKPRTQHSMRFPATLAKKGWSRAAETKLVCIYLNTPCLFQDGKNSSLLNNDILGATLENVIVTGLSEPVEIRFWHNTTLDNSNATCVFWVEGSENGSLGNWSSAGCETIHQDKVVLCLCKHLTYFAVLLKISSAPIDEAILVPLTYISMVGCSVSAAASLLTILHYLASRKKSRDYTTKIHMNLLGALFLLNASFLLSEPLALVHATWLCKGTAAFLHYSLLCCLTWMAIEGFHLYLLLIKVYNVYIRRYILKLCAVGWGLPALAVVSILIFKEEAYGLHIIETNTGYNNATMCWITDKGRDVHYSLNLGYAGITIFFNTVILVTVVRMLRKLRSNVNNQKEQGKKDLVTVLGLTCLLGMTWALAFLSFGVFLIPQLILFTIINSLLGFFICLWYCTICRQLDTSSSTGSSQVTK; encoded by the exons GAGATGAGCCACATTTGGAGCACCACACGGAGGGACTCACCCTTGCGGACCGGCCTCTTCTTGTATCTTGCTGCTCTTCTGCTCCAACAAGCAG accccacaggGGCCCAGGTACGCTGTCAGGGAGCCAGACAAGTgggaaggaagaaggaggaaaaCGTGGTGGCTGACATGGACAGCTACATGGAGAAAGGATGCTCTGCACAGCATGGGAAGCTGGTCAG GTTAAAACAGTTAGAACAGAAGCTGTCGGAAGTCCGTTTCCGAGAGGACAACTTCACTGTCATATGCCCCAACATCCAGACTTTCGTATTCAAGATTAACGAGCTGTTCCGAGGGCTGAATCTCACCAGTGAGTTACTACAG TTTGTGCCTAGGAATGTTTCTGCTTCAACCtcgcagcccaagcccagaaccCAACACTCCATGCGTTTCCCAGCTACACTGGCGAAGAAAGGCTGGAGTCGAGCTGCAGAAACGAAACTCGTCTGCATTTATCTCAACACCCCTTGCCTGTTCCAG GACGGGAAGAACAGCTCCCTGCTGAACAATGACATCTTAGGGGCCACCCTTGAAAACGTCATTGTCACCGGCCTCAGTGAGCCTGTGGAGATCCGGTTCTGGCATAACACCACACTG GATAACTCAAATGCGACCTGCGTCTTTTGGGTGGAAGGATCAG AGAACGGCAGCCTGGGGAACTGGAGCAGCGCGGGCTGTGAGACCATCCACCAGGACAAAGTGGTGCTGTGCCTGTGTAAACACCTCACCTACTTTGCTGTGCTGCTG AAAATCTCCTCAGCGCCCATAGACGAGGCCATCCTGGTTCCTCTCACCTACATCTCCATGGTGGGCTGCAGTGTCTCAGCCGCTGCCTCGCTTCTCACCATCCTCCACTACCTCGCCTCCAG GAAAAAGAGCAGAGATTATACAACCAAAATCCACATGAACCTGCTGGGTGCCCTCTTCTTGCTGAATGCCTCCTTCCTGCTCAGCGAGCCCCTGGCATTGGTTCACGCCACATGGCTCTGCAAAGGCACTGCTGCCTTCCTGCActactccctgctctgctgcttgaCCTGGATGGCCATTGAGGGCTTCCACCTCTACCTGCTCTTGATCAAAGTCTACAACGTGTACATCAGGAGATACATCCTCAAGCTGTGTGCTGTTGGCTGGG GACTGCCAGCCTTAGCTGTGGTTAGCATTCTCATCTTCAAGGAAGAGGCATATGGGCTGCACATAATTGAAACCAACACGGGCTACAACAATGCAACTAT GTGTTGGATCACAGATAAGGGCCGGGATGTTCATTACAGCCTCAACCTGGGCTACGCTGGTATCACCATATTCTTCAACACGGTCATCTTAGTCACCGTCGTGAGGATGCTGAGGAAACTGAGATCCAACGTGAACAATCAGAAAGAACAAGGGAAGAAGGATCTGGTGACAGTGCTGGGACTGACATGCCTGCTAGGAATGACCTGGGCACTGGCCTTCCTCAGTTTCGGTGTCTTCTTGATTCCTCAGCTCATCCTCTTCACTATCATCAACTCCCTCCTGG GGTTCTTCATCTGCCTCTGGTACTGCACCATATGCCGCCAGCTAGACACCAGCTCCTCCACCGGAAGCTCTCAGGTGACAAAATAA